In the Flavobacteriales bacterium genome, GAACTCAGCATGGTGCAGGTAGGTCCCGTCGAAGTAGGCATAGGTCTCATGCCACGTGGAGCTCGGCTGGAGCCAGAAGCCTTGGGGTCGTGCCACGCTGCACAGCAACAGTGAAGCGAGCAGTACGGGCAGGTGTTGCAGGCGCATGCACGAAAGTGCGTCGGGCGAAGCACCGATCATCCCGCTCGTGGGCGTACGGTTCATTCTGCCGTGGGTACCGTCGGCCGGGGCACGATCACGGGCCCATGAGCCAGGAACGCCAAGTTCCATATCCCGGCAGGTTGTGGACCGCCCACCGCAACCCCCAGATGCCGCCGGACAGCGTGTGGACATGTGCGAACCCCCGATCGGTGAGCGATCGGGCCGCGTCGAGCACCGGTCCGCCGGTCATGTCACCGATGAGCAGGACCGGTCGGCTCCGGTCGGCCGGAAGCTCGTCGATGCGAGCCATCAGCTCCTCTGCCGGGATGTGGACCGCGCCTCGGAACCGGTTCATGGCACGTGGGCCGTTGGGACCTTGTTCATCATACTGCTCGCGGCGGCGCACGTCGATCACGGTCCAGCGTCCCGCGCTGATGGCCGCCGTATCCAGTTCGGCAGGTGGAAGCACGGTATACGGCGCGGTGGCGGTCCAGGTCCGCGCACGGCAGGGGAAGCGGTCCAGCGGCAGCTCCATCAACCCCGACAGCCCGTCGAGGAGCACATGAACGTCCGTGAACCCATTGTCCAACAAGAGGTTCGCTGCGCGGGGCGCATCGGTTCCGCCTTCATCGAAGAGCACGATGGGGCGGTCGTGCGGGAGCTCCTTCATGCGGCCGGGCAGATCCGCTCGCTGGATGTGGAGCGCACCGTCGATGCCGCCCATCGCCCACACGCGCTCGGGCCGGTGCTCGAGGTCGAGCAGGGTGTCGGGACGCACGTCCACAAGGCTGACCGGGCCCGCGGACAGCAGCGCGCACAGATCGACGGCGTTGATGATGCCATAGCGCTGCGAGCGCTCGATCAGGTCCGAAACCTGTCGCAGCCTGTCCCGTTCGAGCCAGTAGCGGCTCAGCCCGGCGTTGAGGTTGATGACATGGGTGAAGCCGCTGTCCGCAAGCGCATTGCTCGCACGGCGGCTGCGTTGGCTGTGGGAACAGTACACGATGATGGGACGGTCCCGATCCGCGCTGAGCCCGGCAAGTCGTTGTGGCAGCTCCTTGTAGCCGATGTGGATGGCGCCCTTCAACCGACCGATGTTCAACCCGGCCCATGCGGCCGTGTCATTGAACTCACCGGCCGATCGGACATCGAGCAACAGGGCGTTCGGCGAGGCGGCGAGTTCGGCCGGAAGATCCTCCAGCGCGATGCACCGGTAGCGCCGGTCGTCGCCTTCGAACTGCGCGCGGACCGGGCCGGCGAGGAGCGGGAGGAGCACCAGGGCGATGGGCTGTACGGCGCGCATGGCGTTGGTTCACTCGTATCGCAGCGCCTTCACCGGGTCGGCCACGGCCGCCCTGTACGCATGCACCGTCACCGTCACCACGGTCACCACCAAGGTGATGAGCAAGGCCGCTGCGTACAGCATCGGTGAGATGTCCGTGTGGTAGGCGAAGGTCTCCAGCCAGCGGCCGATGGCGTAGAAGGCCAGCGGGAAGGCCACGAGGAGCGCCAGGCCCAGCAGCACCACGAACTCCTTGTTCAGCCTGCCCACGATATCGATCAGCGGCGCTCCCAGCACCCTGCGGATACCGATCTCGCGGGTGCGCTGCCTCGCGGTGAAATAGGCCAGCCCATAGAGTCCCATGATGGTGAGCAGGATGGTGAGCACGGCGAATGCGGCGAAGACGCGGTAGAGCTTGTCCTCGGCCTGGTACAGCTGCGCGATGCTGTCGGTGAGGAAGCTCGCCTCCCAGGTGTCGTTGGGCCGCAGTGCCTTCCAGCGCGCCTGCAGGGCTTCAAGCTGTGCGGATGGATCACCGGGAGCAAGACGCAGCACCAGGTTGGCCACACCGTAGCGGCGATCGCTCTGGAAAAGACAGATCGGCTCGATGGGCGTATGCAGGCTGGCATAGTGGAAATCCTTCACCACACCGATCACGGAAAGCTCCTGCTCGCTGCTGTCCCCGGGCACGTAGACCTTCTCCGCGAGCGGGTCCTTCCATCCGAAGCTGCGCACGGCGCTCTCGTTCACCACCACCGCACGGTCGTTGTCGCTCGCGATGGCGGGATCGAACATGCGACCGGCCACCAGCTGAAGGCCCAGCACCTCCGGGAAGTCGGGGTCCACGTTCATGGTGGGCATGGGCTTGTCGATCTTGCCATCCGGCGTCACCACCCGCAGCACCCAGCGGCCACCGCTGTTCCCGGGGAGGCTTTGGGTGAAGGCGGCGCCGGTGACGAAGCTCTCGCGCGTGAGCTCCTGCTTCACCGGGCGCAGGGCATCCCACGCCAGCGTATCGGGCCCCGGCGGCTGGGGCATGGTGATGGTGAGCAGGTTCTCCTTGCGGAAGCCCATGTCGGTGCTGCGCAGCCAGTGCAGCTGCGCGAAGACCGCGAGCGTGCCCACGACCATGAAGAGCGCGATGGCGAATTGCGCACCCATCAGCACCTTGCGCACGCGCTGCTTCCCGGCTCCGCTCGCGATGCCTTCCTTGAGCAGCAGCTGCGGTGCGAAGCGCGAGAGGAAGAAGGCGGGATAGCTGCCCGCCACGACACCGATGAGCAGCACGATGAGCAGCACGACCGCGAAGAAGCTGCCGCGCAGCAGGTGGCCCATGCCGATCTCCTTCCCGGTGATGGAGTTGAACGCCGGCAGACAGAGCCACAGCAGACCCAGGGCGACGACGATGCCGATGACCGCGATCAGGACGCTGGCGCCGATGAACTGCGCGATGAGCTGTCCGCGTTGCGCGCCGCTCACCTTGCGCAGGGCCACCTCCTTGGCGCGGCGCGTGGCATCGGCGGTGCTCATGTTGATGTAGTTGATGCAGGCGATGGCCAGGATGAGCACCGCCACGATCGCGAAGAGCGTGACGTAGGCCTTGTTGCCCTTCTTCGGCGTGTCATAGATCAGCTCGTTGTTGAAGTGCACCTCGCGCAGCGGCTCCAGGTTGAAGCGGATCTCACCCTTGAAGCCCCAGCCCTCCCAGCGCGGCAGGATGTGCTTGGCCACGAACGCATCGATCTTCCCCTGGAAATCGCCCGCGCTGGTGCCCGGCGCCAGCACCAGGTAGTTGAAGCAGCTGTTGTTGCCCCAGCTCTGCGAAAGCTGCTCCTTCGCCTGCGGCGGAAGGCCCAGCCTGCTCATGAAGACCCCCATGGGGATGTGGGTGTTCCCGGCCTTCTCATCGATCACGCCCGCCACCTTCAGCGTGCGGCCATTGCGCGTGACCAGCTTGCCGATGGGATCCTCCGCACCGAACATGCGCGTGGCCATCTCCTGCATGATCACGATGTGGTCCGGCTCATCCAGCGCATCGGGACCGCCGTGCGTGAAGGTGAAGTCGAAGGTGCGGAAGGTGCTGGTGTCGGCGTTGTAGCCGTGCTCGGCGGTGAAGCGCTGGCCGTTGAACTCGAGCGTGGTCTGCCCCAGTTGGAAGAGCGACACCCCGGCCTCGATCTCCGGATACTCCTGCAGCAGCACGTCCATGATCGGAAAGGGCGTGATGCCGAAATCGTCCTTCGTATCGCCGAAGTGATAATGGGCCTGGATGCGGAAGATGCGGTCGGCCTTCCGATGGTGCGCATCGTAGCTCAGTTCATCCTGCACGTAGATGTAGATGAGGAAGCAGGCGACCACGCCGATGGCGAGGCCGAGGATGTTGAGCGCGGCGAACAGCTTGTCGCGCTTCAGGGTGCGCCAGGCGATGAGGAGGTAGTTGCGCCACATGGCCCCAAGGTGGAACGGGACCAGGGTGCTGCGAGGTCTGTTGTGCGCTGAAGTTGGCCGCGTGACGGGCGGTTGGCGGACCGGCCCTCATGCATGACCCGGTTGCAGGGTGCGGATGACCGCCGTCAATTCAAGCGGCGCCCCTCGTGCCTAACTATCCATGAAACTCGCGAACACCCACACCCCAATGGCCACCAAGAAGACCGCCAAGGCCCCTGTCCGGAAGACGACCGCCAAGGCCGCGGCGAAAGCCGTGAAGCCTGTCGCAAAAGCCACGAAGCCCCGCCTGGGCCTTGTGGGCAAGCCGAAGCCCAAGACCGCCCATGCGCGCATGCCCGGTGAACAGCATCCCGGCCAGACGGGCATGACGGCGCGCATGCATGAGCAGCCCGGGTCGCAGATCGAACGTGAACGCCATGTGTATGGCGGCAGCACCCGACCGAAGAGCGGAGCGGGGCGCACGAACAAAAAGGCGGTGGCCAAGTCGCGTCGCGGAACGAAGAAGTAGGCTTCGACAGCACGCCATGGGTGACTCTCCCAGCCCGCGTGAGCGCTCCACCATTCAGTAGGTCACTGTCACCCCCACGCCCCAGCCCATGTCGCTGTCGTAGTGCGTGCTCAGCGCCCAGCTCTTGTCCAGCACATAACGCAGTCGCTCCATGTGCTCCAGGTCGCTGTTGCCCATCAGGTCGAGCCGCAGGCGCGGGGTGAGCGGGATGTCCTCGCGCATCAGCTGGGCGCGTAGCTGTCCGTCGGTGTCGATGCGCGCATCGAACACAAGGAGCATGGGCAGGGTGTATTGGAACCCGGCATGCAGCACCCTCCGGCTGTTCTTGGTGTTGCGCTGCCCGAAGAGGTTCTCCTCCGCATCATCGCCGTGGCCTTCGCGCGTGCGCCAGTCGATGCCGATGTTCGGGAACCACCACTGCATCTTGCCGAGGAATCGGCCGAAGTGCATCTCCACTTCCTGCCCGTGCATGGGGGTATAGCCGAGGCGCCATTCCGCCTGCAGGTTCCAGCGCTTGTTCATCAGCATGGCCTCCCCGTCGTTGCCGTTGGTGGCGAAGTCGTTCTGGGCCATGAAGTGCCAGGCCTTGTCCTCGCGCAGGAACAGGCGCTCCGCCTTGCGGGCATCGGGCAGCACGGGGTTGGGCCGCGGCGCGGGGTTCACGAACACCCGGCCCATGCCGCTCATCATGTGGTAGAGGATGTGGCAGTGGAAGAACCAATCGCCCTCCTCGGTGGCGGCGAACTCGATGGTGTCCGTTTCCATGGGCATGATGTCGAGCACATTCTTCAACGGGGCATGCTCGCCCTGGCCGTTCACCACCCGGAAGAAGTGCCCGTGCAGGTGCATGGGGTGGCGCATCATGCTGTTGTTGGTCAGGATGATGCGCACGTTCTCGCCCTTGCGGATGAGGATGCGGTCGGTCTCGCTCACGGTGCGGTTGTCGATCGCCCACAGGTAGCGGTTCATGTTGCCCGTGAGGGTGAACTTCAGCTCCTTCACCGGACCCGGCGGCAGGGTCGTGGGCGTAGGCGAACGCAACATGGCATAGTTCAACGTCACGATGTCGGACAGCGCGTTGCTGTTG is a window encoding:
- a CDS encoding rhodanese-like domain-containing protein, whose amino-acid sequence is MRAVQPIALVLLPLLAGPVRAQFEGDDRRYRCIALEDLPAELAASPNALLLDVRSAGEFNDTAAWAGLNIGRLKGAIHIGYKELPQRLAGLSADRDRPIIVYCSHSQRSRRASNALADSGFTHVINLNAGLSRYWLERDRLRQVSDLIERSQRYGIINAVDLCALLSAGPVSLVDVRPDTLLDLEHRPERVWAMGGIDGALHIQRADLPGRMKELPHDRPIVLFDEGGTDAPRAANLLLDNGFTDVHVLLDGLSGLMELPLDRFPCRARTWTATAPYTVLPPAELDTAAISAGRWTVIDVRRREQYDEQGPNGPRAMNRFRGAVHIPAEELMARIDELPADRSRPVLLIGDMTGGPVLDAARSLTDRGFAHVHTLSGGIWGLRWAVHNLPGYGTWRSWLMGP
- a CDS encoding ABC transporter permease, which codes for MWRNYLLIAWRTLKRDKLFAALNILGLAIGVVACFLIYIYVQDELSYDAHHRKADRIFRIQAHYHFGDTKDDFGITPFPIMDVLLQEYPEIEAGVSLFQLGQTTLEFNGQRFTAEHGYNADTSTFRTFDFTFTHGGPDALDEPDHIVIMQEMATRMFGAEDPIGKLVTRNGRTLKVAGVIDEKAGNTHIPMGVFMSRLGLPPQAKEQLSQSWGNNSCFNYLVLAPGTSAGDFQGKIDAFVAKHILPRWEGWGFKGEIRFNLEPLREVHFNNELIYDTPKKGNKAYVTLFAIVAVLILAIACINYINMSTADATRRAKEVALRKVSGAQRGQLIAQFIGASVLIAVIGIVVALGLLWLCLPAFNSITGKEIGMGHLLRGSFFAVVLLIVLLIGVVAGSYPAFFLSRFAPQLLLKEGIASGAGKQRVRKVLMGAQFAIALFMVVGTLAVFAQLHWLRSTDMGFRKENLLTITMPQPPGPDTLAWDALRPVKQELTRESFVTGAAFTQSLPGNSGGRWVLRVVTPDGKIDKPMPTMNVDPDFPEVLGLQLVAGRMFDPAIASDNDRAVVVNESAVRSFGWKDPLAEKVYVPGDSSEQELSVIGVVKDFHYASLHTPIEPICLFQSDRRYGVANLVLRLAPGDPSAQLEALQARWKALRPNDTWEASFLTDSIAQLYQAEDKLYRVFAAFAVLTILLTIMGLYGLAYFTARQRTREIGIRRVLGAPLIDIVGRLNKEFVVLLGLALLVAFPLAFYAIGRWLETFAYHTDISPMLYAAALLITLVVTVVTVTVHAYRAAVADPVKALRYE